The Clostridium sp. AWRP genome has a window encoding:
- a CDS encoding arginine repressor, with product MKVTRHAKILEIINSDDIETQEELADRLKKSGMNVTQATVSRDIKELKLIKVLSDSGKYKYATISHTKNFLSNKLVNIFSQTVTSVENIENFIIVKTISGSASAAAEAIDSLSFVGIAGSIAGDNTIFVMTRDGESAHIITQKMKKMISQ from the coding sequence ATGAAGGTAACTAGACATGCTAAAATACTTGAAATTATAAATTCAGATGATATTGAAACTCAGGAAGAATTAGCGGATAGACTAAAAAAAAGCGGTATGAATGTAACACAAGCCACGGTTTCAAGGGATATAAAAGAATTAAAACTTATAAAAGTATTATCTGATAGTGGAAAATATAAATATGCAACTATTTCACATACCAAAAATTTCTTATCCAATAAGCTTGTAAATATATTTTCTCAAACTGTAACGAGTGTTGAAAATATAGAAAATTTTATAATAGTAAAAACAATTTCAGGGTCTGCTTCTGCGGCAGCTGAAGCCATAGATTCTTTGAGTTTTGTTGGGATAGCTGGAAGTATAGCTGGTGATAACACTATATTTGTAATGACTAGAGATGGAGAAAGTGCTCACATAATAACTCAAAAAATGAAAAAAATGATTTCTCAGTAG
- the spoIVB gene encoding SpoIVB peptidase gives MGKKIKNRLCWLLIPILFMMLAAYYELYDDGRGSNLVQVSHAKSAFNTAEASNVNVYLGGEPIGVKLNTKGVLVVALSDIETSKGKVTSPAALAGIQVGDNIIKINDVYVKNAEQTQAEINKAKEKNIKILVERNGKNIEKTVKPVSALEGNSYKIGLWIRDSTAGIGTLTFYDEKSGMFAALGHPITDIDTGTKLNINSGEIVSASIVSIKKGIEGNPGELKGIFVNEDVKLGDITRNTECGVFGKVNTNFKCKNSKSIKICLKKDIKEGPAKIFTTISGEKPEYYDIQIEKLLSQNSPGPKSMVIRVTDPRLLAKTGGIVQGMSGSPIIQNNKLVGAVTHVLINKPQVGYGIYIDWMLKDANIMSK, from the coding sequence ATGGGTAAAAAAATTAAAAACAGATTATGCTGGCTGTTAATTCCTATCCTGTTTATGATGTTAGCTGCCTATTATGAATTGTATGATGATGGAAGAGGATCCAATTTAGTTCAAGTTTCTCACGCTAAATCAGCATTTAATACAGCTGAAGCCAGTAATGTTAATGTATACTTAGGCGGAGAACCTATTGGAGTAAAACTAAATACTAAAGGAGTATTGGTAGTAGCTCTTTCAGATATAGAAACTTCAAAGGGAAAAGTTACAAGTCCTGCTGCACTGGCAGGAATACAAGTAGGAGATAATATAATTAAAATAAACGATGTTTATGTAAAAAATGCCGAACAAACTCAAGCTGAAATAAATAAAGCAAAGGAAAAAAATATAAAAATATTAGTAGAGAGAAATGGAAAAAATATAGAAAAGACAGTAAAGCCTGTAAGTGCATTAGAAGGTAATAGCTATAAGATAGGGCTTTGGATAAGAGATTCTACAGCAGGAATAGGTACTTTGACCTTTTATGATGAAAAAAGTGGTATGTTTGCAGCATTAGGTCATCCTATAACTGATATAGATACAGGCACGAAGCTAAATATAAATTCAGGAGAAATAGTAAGTGCCTCTATTGTATCAATTAAGAAAGGTATTGAGGGAAATCCTGGCGAATTAAAAGGCATATTTGTAAATGAAGATGTTAAACTAGGAGATATAACAAGGAATACAGAATGTGGAGTTTTTGGAAAGGTAAATACAAATTTTAAATGTAAGAATTCTAAAAGTATAAAAATATGCCTAAAAAAAGATATTAAAGAAGGTCCTGCTAAGATTTTTACAACTATATCTGGGGAAAAACCAGAATATTATGATATACAAATAGAAAAACTATTATCACAAAATTCACCTGGACCTAAGAGCATGGTTATAAGAGTAACGGACCCTAGACTTTTAGCCAAAACTGGTGGAATAGTTCAGGGAATGAGCGGAAGTCCTATAATACAAAATAACAAATTAGTGGGGGCTGTTACTCATGTGCTTATAAATAAGCCTCAGGTAGGATATGGCATTTATATAGACTGGATGCTCAAAGATGCAAATATAATGTCAAAATAA
- the dxs gene encoding 1-deoxy-D-xylulose-5-phosphate synthase, protein MSNLLDNYKDINDVKKMSLNEKKKLAREIRKFLIDKVSKTGGHLASNLGIVELTLSLFSVFDLNYDKLIWDVGHQAYVHKILTGRKDKFDTLRQFGGLSGFPKRCESIYDFFETGHSSTSISAALGMARARDLKHEKYNVVAVIGDGALTGGMALEALNDVGYRKTKLIIILNDNQMSIGKNVGGVSKYLNRLRVDPKYNKFKADVEAKLKKIPNIGTGMAKYLEKVKNGIKQMVVPGMFFEDMGIKYLGPIDGHNIKELTDVLASAKDVQGPVIIHIITKKGKGYEFAEKNPGKFHGIGPFNCANGELDACSSNTYSKAFGNEIVKLAEKDDRIVAITAAMRDGTGLKSFSQKFPERFFDVGIAEQHAVTLAAGMAQANLKPVFAVYSTFLQRAYDQLIHDVCMQELPVVFAVDRAGIVGEDGETHQGIFDLSYLTEMPHMTLMSPKCIDELPYMLEWALNQSFPVAIRYPRGGDSVCLNPVENFKLGKWDCISNEGSVAIIAQGKMVQNAVLAGKKLKEKGIDVRIISACFIKPLDKEMLNRLVEERVTIVTVEDNIIRGGLGSYILEYVNKLNKKVKIVNLGFDDKFVQHGKSDILYKLYGLDPKGIVNSVLKAAEASHIF, encoded by the coding sequence ATGAGTAATTTATTAGATAATTATAAAGATATAAATGACGTAAAGAAGATGTCTTTAAATGAGAAAAAAAAGTTAGCTAGAGAAATTAGAAAATTTTTAATAGATAAAGTATCCAAGACAGGAGGTCATTTGGCGTCTAACTTGGGGATTGTGGAGCTCACTTTGAGTTTATTTAGTGTATTTGATCTAAATTATGATAAACTTATATGGGATGTGGGACATCAGGCTTATGTGCATAAGATTCTTACGGGAAGAAAGGATAAATTTGATACTTTAAGACAATTTGGAGGATTAAGTGGATTTCCTAAAAGGTGCGAAAGTATATATGATTTTTTCGAAACAGGTCACAGTAGTACTTCAATATCTGCAGCACTGGGAATGGCTAGGGCTAGAGATTTAAAGCATGAGAAATATAATGTGGTTGCAGTTATAGGAGATGGAGCACTTACTGGAGGCATGGCACTAGAGGCCCTAAATGATGTAGGTTATAGAAAAACAAAGCTTATAATAATATTAAATGATAATCAAATGTCCATAGGAAAAAATGTAGGTGGAGTATCTAAATATTTGAATAGACTTAGAGTGGACCCTAAGTACAATAAATTTAAGGCGGATGTAGAAGCTAAATTAAAAAAGATACCGAATATAGGAACAGGAATGGCAAAATACCTTGAAAAAGTAAAAAATGGAATAAAGCAAATGGTAGTGCCTGGAATGTTTTTTGAAGATATGGGAATTAAATATTTAGGACCAATAGATGGTCATAATATAAAAGAACTTACAGACGTACTTGCTTCTGCTAAAGACGTACAAGGTCCAGTTATTATACATATAATAACTAAGAAAGGAAAAGGATATGAATTTGCAGAAAAGAATCCAGGTAAATTTCATGGAATAGGGCCTTTTAACTGTGCCAATGGTGAACTTGATGCCTGCTCCTCAAATACTTATTCCAAGGCATTTGGAAATGAAATAGTAAAACTAGCAGAAAAAGATGATAGAATAGTGGCTATAACTGCAGCAATGAGGGACGGAACAGGACTTAAAAGTTTTTCTCAAAAGTTCCCTGAAAGGTTTTTTGATGTGGGAATAGCAGAACAGCATGCCGTAACTCTGGCAGCTGGAATGGCACAGGCGAATTTAAAACCTGTATTTGCAGTTTACTCTACTTTTCTTCAAAGAGCTTACGATCAACTTATTCATGATGTATGTATGCAAGAACTTCCAGTAGTTTTTGCTGTAGATAGAGCTGGAATTGTAGGAGAGGATGGAGAAACACATCAGGGAATATTTGATTTATCTTATTTGACGGAAATGCCACATATGACACTTATGTCTCCTAAATGTATAGATGAACTTCCATATATGTTAGAATGGGCATTAAACCAAAGTTTTCCCGTAGCTATAAGGTATCCAAGGGGAGGAGATAGTGTATGTCTTAATCCCGTAGAAAATTTTAAACTTGGAAAGTGGGACTGCATTTCAAATGAGGGCAGTGTAGCAATAATTGCTCAGGGGAAAATGGTACAAAATGCAGTGTTAGCAGGAAAAAAACTTAAAGAAAAAGGTATAGATGTGAGGATTATAAGCGCATGCTTTATTAAGCCGTTGGACAAGGAAATGTTAAACAGGTTAGTTGAAGAAAGGGTAACCATCGTTACTGTTGAAGACAATATAATAAGAGGCGGATTAGGATCATATATATTGGAATATGTAAATAAATTAAATAAAAAAGTAAAAATAGTAAACTTAGGGTTTGATGATAAATTTGTACAGCATGGAAAATCAGATATTTTGTATAAGCTGTATGGTCTGGATCCTAAAGGTATCGTAAATAGTGTACTTAAAGCAGCAGAGGCAAGTCATATATTTTAA
- the spo0A gene encoding sporulation transcription factor Spo0A yields the protein MEESKISVIIADDNAEFCSILNDYLLNQRDILVTGIAKDGIEALKLIEEKKPDLVVLDIIMPHLDGLGVLERLNNMNMSPMPRVIVLSAVGQDKITQRAITLGADYYVVKPFNMEVFTKRIRQMFNNVISSGDEVKKTVSIMDNEEIKFSRDDPTNLEQEITNIIHEIGVPAHIKGYMYLREAITMVVNDMELLSAVTKELYPSIAKKYNTTASRVERAIRHAIEVAWSRGQVETINKIFGYTIHNDKGKPTNSEFIAMVADKLRLKNKVS from the coding sequence ATGGAGGAATCAAAAATAAGTGTAATTATCGCAGATGATAATGCTGAATTTTGCAGTATTCTCAATGATTATCTTTTAAATCAGAGGGATATATTAGTTACAGGAATTGCAAAGGATGGGATAGAGGCTCTTAAATTAATTGAAGAAAAAAAGCCAGACTTAGTAGTACTGGATATAATAATGCCTCACCTTGACGGACTTGGTGTTTTAGAACGATTAAATAATATGAATATGAGTCCAATGCCGAGGGTGATAGTTTTGTCTGCAGTAGGGCAGGATAAAATAACTCAAAGAGCTATAACATTAGGTGCAGATTATTATGTAGTAAAGCCTTTTAATATGGAAGTGTTTACAAAGAGAATAAGACAGATGTTTAATAATGTTATAAGTAGTGGAGATGAAGTAAAGAAAACAGTATCTATTATGGATAATGAAGAAATAAAATTTTCAAGAGATGATCCTACTAATTTAGAGCAGGAAATAACAAATATAATACACGAAATAGGTGTTCCAGCACATATAAAAGGATATATGTACTTGAGAGAGGCAATAACCATGGTAGTAAATGATATGGAACTATTATCCGCAGTTACAAAAGAGTTATATCCATCTATAGCTAAAAAATATAATACTACTGCAAGTAGGGTGGAAAGGGCTATAAGGCATGCTATAGAAGTAGCTTGGTCTAGAGGACAGGTGGAAACTATAAATAAAATTTTTGGCTATACTATACATAATGATAAGGGTAAGCCTACAAATTCAGAATTTATAGCTATGGTTGCTGATAAATTAAGATTAAAAAATAAGGTAAGCTAA
- a CDS encoding NAD(+)/NADH kinase produces MKNIGINVNTTKDPDKKMLKFIKKTIHNIDKNVKVKVYENCDGLDKYESSKLDVIIVLGGDGTILNTSKHILDSNTPILGVNIGHLGFLAQVEVNSIENALKKLFRGDYVIEERNMIQCIYDDGNGPRTYDGLNDVVLYKGIKSRIQRYNVYINDNFYNTFSGDGIIVSTSTGSTGYNLSAGGPIIYPSLDILCLTPMYSQFLTSRTIVLDNKCCITIEVRKNFKNIFLSIDGQEWIEVNGLNTIEVRRSKNKRKFIKFDDNNYFDTLKDKINFKAKEGEVYEGN; encoded by the coding sequence ATGAAAAATATAGGAATTAACGTTAATACAACAAAAGATCCAGATAAAAAAATGTTAAAGTTCATAAAAAAAACAATACATAATATAGACAAAAATGTAAAAGTAAAAGTATATGAAAACTGTGATGGATTAGATAAGTATGAAAGCAGTAAGTTAGATGTAATTATAGTATTAGGAGGGGATGGTACTATATTAAATACGTCAAAACATATACTTGATTCGAATACACCTATACTGGGAGTAAACATAGGGCATTTAGGTTTCTTGGCACAGGTGGAGGTAAACAGTATAGAGAATGCACTCAAAAAATTATTTAGGGGAGATTATGTAATTGAAGAGAGAAATATGATTCAATGCATCTATGATGATGGAAATGGACCAAGGACATATGATGGATTAAATGATGTAGTATTATACAAGGGAATTAAGTCAAGAATACAGAGATATAATGTTTATATAAATGATAACTTTTACAATACATTTAGTGGTGATGGTATTATTGTATCTACGTCTACAGGATCTACAGGATATAATCTTTCTGCAGGGGGACCTATAATATATCCATCTTTAGATATATTATGCCTTACTCCTATGTATTCGCAGTTTTTAACATCTAGAACCATTGTACTGGACAATAAATGCTGTATAACTATAGAAGTTAGAAAAAATTTTAAAAATATATTTTTATCAATAGATGGTCAGGAATGGATTGAAGTAAATGGGTTAAATACTATAGAGGTAAGAAGATCTAAAAATAAAAGAAAATTTATAAAATTTGATGATAATAATTATTTTGACACATTAAAAGATAAAATTAATTTTAAGGCAAAAGAAGGTGAAGTATATGAAGGTAACTAG
- the recN gene encoding DNA repair protein RecN codes for MLLQLNIKNFALIEKLTISFESGFNVFSGETGAGKSILIDAINYVLGGKFNKNLIRTGENKTFVEAVFTIENPKTFEILEEKDIKSEEDLVIISRESFQSGRTVAKINGKSILLSDLRDISSTLLDIHGQHDNQNLLSEQKHIDYLDYYGENFISETMEEYKKSYQNLNNIKDKIYELSGKSEDREKLVDFLKYQIDEINSADLKETEEKELDKKFNVLSNAEKINNVINKCYIALYSGEGEKNSIYDNFGIVLKQLNSIKDIMPQIGDMCISLENIYYAVEDNIDEIRSMKDSVYCDKDQLEYINNRIYQINGLKKKYGNTIKDILDYRDKIKTQYEEMKNVSDIIKNLNLEKIKVESLLKVEGKKLHEIRCKTAHILEKSIKKELNFIGLEHSIFKIEVNFEDKFNSKGMDKVKFCISTNPGEPLKPLENVVSGGELSRIMLALKTVFVDKDHIPSVIFDEIDTGISGRIAQSVAEKMYAISKKHQVFCVTHLPQIACMSDTHYWVSKNISNNKTYTKVKKMKKIEKECEIARMIGGEKVTKLTLEHAKELVRMADSNKCKIK; via the coding sequence ATGCTGCTTCAATTGAATATAAAAAATTTTGCACTTATAGAAAAGTTGACAATATCCTTTGAATCAGGTTTTAATGTATTTTCTGGTGAAACTGGAGCAGGTAAATCTATATTAATTGATGCAATAAACTATGTACTTGGAGGGAAATTTAATAAGAATTTAATAAGAACAGGAGAAAATAAAACTTTTGTAGAAGCAGTTTTTACTATAGAAAATCCAAAAACTTTTGAAATTTTAGAAGAAAAAGATATAAAATCAGAAGAAGATCTAGTAATAATAAGCAGAGAATCCTTTCAATCAGGAAGAACTGTAGCAAAGATAAATGGTAAATCTATTCTATTGTCTGATTTAAGAGATATAAGTAGTACACTACTTGATATACACGGCCAACATGATAATCAGAATTTACTTTCAGAACAAAAACACATAGATTATTTGGACTATTATGGTGAAAATTTTATTTCTGAGACAATGGAAGAATATAAAAAAAGTTATCAGAATTTAAATAATATAAAAGATAAAATATATGAACTTTCGGGTAAAAGTGAAGATAGAGAAAAATTAGTAGATTTTTTAAAGTATCAGATAGATGAAATAAATTCAGCAGATTTAAAAGAAACGGAAGAAAAAGAACTGGATAAAAAATTTAATGTTTTATCTAATGCTGAAAAAATAAACAATGTAATAAACAAATGCTATATAGCTCTTTATAGTGGAGAAGGAGAAAAAAATTCCATATATGATAATTTTGGAATAGTTTTAAAACAGTTGAATTCCATAAAAGATATTATGCCTCAAATAGGAGATATGTGCATTTCACTTGAAAATATATATTATGCCGTAGAAGATAATATAGATGAAATAAGAAGTATGAAAGATAGTGTTTATTGTGATAAAGACCAATTGGAATATATAAATAACAGAATATATCAGATAAATGGTTTAAAAAAAAAATATGGTAATACTATAAAGGACATATTAGATTATAGAGATAAGATAAAAACTCAATATGAGGAAATGAAAAATGTCTCTGATATAATAAAAAATTTAAATTTGGAAAAAATAAAGGTAGAAAGTTTACTTAAAGTTGAAGGTAAAAAACTTCATGAAATTCGATGTAAAACAGCTCATATTTTAGAAAAAAGTATAAAGAAAGAATTAAATTTCATAGGACTTGAACACAGTATATTTAAAATAGAAGTCAATTTTGAAGATAAATTTAATTCAAAAGGAATGGATAAAGTAAAGTTTTGTATATCTACTAATCCAGGTGAACCTCTAAAACCTTTGGAAAATGTAGTTTCAGGAGGAGAACTATCAAGGATAATGTTAGCGTTAAAAACTGTATTTGTAGATAAAGATCATATTCCGTCTGTTATATTTGATGAAATAGATACAGGAATAAGTGGAAGAATAGCACAGAGTGTAGCGGAAAAAATGTATGCTATATCTAAAAAGCATCAGGTTTTTTGTGTTACACACCTACCTCAAATAGCATGTATGTCTGATACCCATTATTGGGTTTCAAAAAATATTAGTAACAATAAAACCTATACGAAAGTTAAAAAGATGAAAAAAATAGAAAAAGAATGTGAAATAGCTAGAATGATAGGAGGAGAAAAAGTTACAAAACTTACTTTAGAACATGCGAAAGAACTTGTTAGAATGGCAGATTCTAACAAGTGTAAAATTAAATAG
- a CDS encoding polyprenyl synthetase family protein, with the protein MEIKGAIETLREELNKYLHDYMEEKGSYNKRVYEAMQYSLDAGGKRIRPLLFLLTYKLYKADCREVMDIAAAIEMIHTYSLIHDDLPAMDNDDLRRGKPTNHKVFGEAIAVLAGDGLLNEAMSLMFRHCIGKNDNAIRACSIISESAGVDGMVGGQTVDILSENTKIPIDQLYYMHSKKTGALIKGSIISAAVYSGASKDEIDKLSYYGEKLGLAFQIKDDILDLTGDTALLGKKVKSDLNNNKTTFISTYGINKCKEMCNSITSECIGVLNGISGDTSYLKDLTSFLLNREK; encoded by the coding sequence ATGGAAATTAAAGGTGCAATTGAAACATTAAGAGAGGAATTGAACAAATACCTCCATGACTATATGGAGGAAAAAGGATCTTATAATAAAAGAGTATATGAAGCTATGCAGTATAGCTTAGATGCAGGAGGAAAGAGAATAAGACCTCTGCTATTTCTTTTGACCTATAAGCTTTATAAAGCAGATTGCAGGGAGGTTATGGATATAGCAGCAGCTATAGAAATGATACACACTTATTCCTTAATTCATGATGATTTACCTGCTATGGACAACGATGATTTAAGAAGGGGTAAACCTACAAATCATAAGGTATTTGGAGAAGCTATTGCTGTACTTGCGGGAGATGGACTTTTAAATGAAGCAATGAGTTTGATGTTTAGACACTGTATTGGGAAAAACGATAACGCTATAAGAGCTTGTAGTATTATCTCTGAAAGTGCGGGAGTTGATGGAATGGTTGGTGGCCAGACAGTGGATATTTTAAGTGAAAACACTAAGATACCTATAGATCAGCTCTATTACATGCACAGTAAAAAAACAGGAGCACTCATAAAAGGATCTATAATATCTGCAGCAGTATATTCGGGAGCAAGTAAAGATGAAATAGATAAATTGAGCTATTATGGAGAAAAGTTAGGATTGGCATTTCAAATAAAGGATGATATATTGGATTTAACAGGAGATACTGCTCTTTTAGGTAAAAAGGTAAAAAGTGATCTAAATAATAACAAAACTACATTTATAAGTACTTATGGAATAAATAAATGCAAAGAAATGTGTAATTCAATTACAAGTGAATGCATAGGAGTACTGAATGGGATAAGTGGAGATACTTCTTATCTAAAAGATTTAACATCATTTTTATTAAATAGAGAAAAGTGA
- a CDS encoding TlyA family RNA methyltransferase: protein MSEPKERLDVLLVEKGIFQSRERAKASIMAGEIFINGQRIDKCGQKIKKSSDIEFRGEKLPFVSRGGLKLQKAVKEFNINLKDKVCMDIGASTGGFTDCMLQNGAKKVFSIDVGYGQFAWKLRIDDRVVCMERTNIRYVTPEDIGEYADFASIDVSFISLKKVVPVVSNLLKENGSIMALIKPQFEAGRERVGKKGVVREKSTHIDVINEIITFLRENNLKIISLSYSPVKGPEGNIEYLVYFTKKSDFKESFIDEDIISIVNSSHCELNGEEL, encoded by the coding sequence ATGTCAGAACCAAAAGAAAGATTGGACGTACTTTTAGTGGAGAAAGGCATTTTTCAATCTAGAGAGAGAGCTAAAGCCAGTATTATGGCTGGAGAAATATTTATTAATGGACAGAGAATAGATAAATGTGGACAGAAGATAAAAAAAAGTTCCGATATAGAATTTAGAGGAGAAAAACTTCCTTTTGTAAGCAGGGGAGGATTGAAATTACAAAAAGCTGTAAAAGAATTTAATATTAACTTAAAGGATAAAGTATGCATGGATATAGGTGCATCTACAGGTGGGTTTACAGATTGTATGCTTCAAAATGGAGCTAAAAAGGTATTTTCAATAGATGTGGGATATGGGCAGTTTGCGTGGAAACTCAGGATAGACGATAGAGTGGTTTGTATGGAAAGAACAAATATAAGGTATGTAACGCCTGAGGATATAGGTGAATATGCAGATTTTGCAAGTATAGATGTTTCCTTTATATCTCTAAAAAAAGTTGTACCTGTAGTTAGTAACTTGCTGAAAGAAAATGGCAGTATAATGGCACTTATAAAGCCGCAGTTTGAAGCAGGAAGAGAAAGAGTAGGAAAAAAAGGTGTAGTAAGGGAAAAATCTACTCATATAGATGTGATAAATGAAATTATAACTTTTTTGAGAGAAAATAATTTAAAAATAATTTCATTGAGTTATTCTCCTGTAAAAGGTCCGGAAGGAAATATAGAGTATTTAGTATATTTTACTAAGAAAAGTGATTTTAAGGAGTCGTTCATAGATGAAGATATAATAAGCATAGTAAACTCATCTCATTGTGAACTAAATGGGGAGGAACTATGA
- a CDS encoding NUDIX hydrolase: MDFAEKTIKQENIYKGKIIDVNVHTVKLPNGRESKREIVNHCGGVAILAYKDSNTLFMVEQFRKPIEHVLLEIPAGKIEQNEDMESCGRRELEEEIGYKAKKFEYLGKVVTSPGFCDEYIYIFKAEDLYKGRNDICDEDEFINVREVKLNKIKEMIKKGEIIDAKTICAFMMV, translated from the coding sequence ATGGATTTTGCTGAAAAAACTATAAAGCAAGAAAACATATACAAAGGAAAAATTATTGATGTTAATGTCCATACTGTAAAACTTCCCAATGGTAGAGAATCTAAACGGGAAATAGTAAATCACTGTGGTGGAGTAGCAATACTGGCATATAAAGACAGTAATACATTGTTTATGGTGGAACAGTTTAGAAAACCTATAGAACATGTACTTCTTGAAATACCAGCAGGTAAAATTGAGCAAAATGAAGATATGGAAAGCTGCGGAAGAAGAGAACTGGAAGAGGAGATAGGATATAAGGCTAAAAAATTTGAATATCTGGGGAAGGTAGTTACGAGTCCTGGTTTTTGTGATGAATATATATATATATTCAAAGCTGAAGATTTATATAAGGGAAGAAATGATATTTGCGATGAAGATGAATTTATAAATGTGAGGGAGGTTAAATTGAATAAAATTAAGGAAATGATAAAAAAAGGAGAAATAATAGATGCAAAGACTATATGTGCGTTTATGATGGTATAA
- the spoIIM gene encoding stage II sporulation protein M produces MLENKLSSLINGHIKNNFWLYVISILCVFTGIVLGIYSVRYMGGFEKSDLLSYLKNFTTTIGSGSVNYKSIFLETLKNNIPIILAVWFLGLTMIGIPVILIIDIIKGFTIGFAMSFIISGMGIKGMWISLLGILPQNIIYIPCIIFSSVLAMEFSLMIFKDRSGLKWRSNVLFRFTSYSVCFLLVTTVMFIGFFMEAYLTPNMIKLIAASFGMMLV; encoded by the coding sequence ATGTTGGAAAATAAACTATCAAGTTTAATAAATGGACACATTAAAAATAATTTTTGGTTATATGTTATAAGTATATTATGTGTATTTACAGGGATAGTACTAGGAATATATAGTGTTAGATACATGGGGGGATTTGAGAAAAGTGATCTTTTAAGCTATCTTAAAAATTTTACTACTACAATAGGATCAGGAAGTGTAAATTATAAATCCATTTTTTTAGAAACATTAAAAAATAATATTCCAATAATTTTAGCTGTTTGGTTTTTGGGTCTTACAATGATAGGAATACCAGTAATACTTATAATAGATATAATAAAGGGATTTACCATTGGATTTGCTATGAGTTTTATAATAAGTGGAATGGGAATAAAGGGCATGTGGATTTCACTTTTGGGTATACTTCCACAAAATATAATATATATACCATGTATAATATTTTCATCGGTGCTTGCTATGGAATTTTCACTTATGATATTTAAAGACAGATCTGGGCTTAAATGGAGATCCAATGTTTTGTTTAGATTTACATCCTACTCTGTTTGTTTTTTACTGGTAACTACTGTCATGTTTATAGGATTTTTTATGGAAGCATATTTAACACCAAATATGATTAAACTTATTGCAGCAAGTTTTGGGATGATGTTAGTATGA
- a CDS encoding exodeoxyribonuclease VII small subunit: MPRKTESYESIMEKLESIVDSMDNRELSLQDSMKSYEEGVKLCNKLYKILNDAEGKIKILTEEGEEDFNIKPRE, encoded by the coding sequence ATGCCCAGGAAAACGGAAAGTTATGAAAGTATAATGGAAAAATTAGAAAGTATAGTAGATTCTATGGATAATAGAGAATTATCGTTACAAGACAGTATGAAGAGTTACGAAGAAGGAGTAAAATTGTGTAATAAATTATATAAGATATTAAATGACGCAGAAGGAAAAATAAAAATTCTTACTGAAGAAGGAGAAGAAGATTTTAATATTAAACCTCGAGAATAA